The nucleotide sequence TTTGAAAAAAACAAACGAAAGAAACCATGAAACCACTAGACCTAAATTTCATCTGCCGGACCCTCAACCTTCCGACGCCGTCTGAAAACAAACCCGTGTCGCGCATCGTAACCGACAGTCGCGACATCCGCGCGGGCGATGTGTTTTTTGCTTTGGCGGGTGAGCGGTTTGACGCGCATGATTTTGTTGAAGACGTATTGGCTGCGGGTGCGGCGGCGGTTGTGGTTTCGCGCGAAGATTGCGCTGCTTTGGATGGCGCGTTGAAAGTTGATGACACACTTGCCGCATTGCAAACGCTGGCGAAGGCATGGCGCGATAATGTGAACCCGTTTGTATTCGGCATTACCGGCTCGGGCGGCAAGACGACGGTGAAGGAAATGCTGGCTGCGGTATTGCGCCGCCGTTTCGGCGATGATGCCGTTTTGGCGACGGCGGGCAACTTCAACAACCATATTGGGCTGCCGCTGACTTTGTTGAAATTAAACGAAAAACACTGCTATGCCGTGATCGAAATGGGTATGAACCATTTCGGCGAACTGGCGGTTTTGACGCAAATTGCCAAACCCGATGCCGTTTTGGTCAACAACGCCCTGCGCGCCCATGTCGGCTGCGGTTTTGACGGTACGCTCGATATTGCCCAAGCGAAAAGCGAGATTTATCAAGGCTTGGGCGAGAACGGATTGGCTTTGATTCCGTGCGAAGACGAACATGCCGCCGTGTTTCAGACGAGCTCCCAAGGTCATCAGCAACAGACTTTCGGCGTCGATAGCGGCGATGTCCACGCGGAAAATATCGTGCTGAAACCTTTG is from Neisseria sicca and encodes:
- a CDS encoding UDP-N-acetylmuramoyl-tripeptide--D-alanyl-D-alanine ligase, which gives rise to MKPLDLNFICRTLNLPTPSENKPVSRIVTDSRDIRAGDVFFALAGERFDAHDFVEDVLAAGAAAVVVSREDCAALDGALKVDDTLAALQTLAKAWRDNVNPFVFGITGSGGKTTVKEMLAAVLRRRFGDDAVLATAGNFNNHIGLPLTLLKLNEKHCYAVIEMGMNHFGELAVLTQIAKPDAVLVNNALRAHVGCGFDGTLDIAQAKSEIYQGLGENGLALIPCEDEHAAVFQTSSQGHQQQTFGVDSGDVHAENIVLKPLSCEFDLVCGDERTAVMLPVPGRHNVHNAAAAAALALAAGLSLDDVAEGLKGFSNIKGRLNVKAGIKGATLIDDTYNANPDSMKAAIDVLARMPSPRIFVMGDMGELGEDEAAAMHAEVGAYARDQGIEAAYFVGDNSVEAAETFGADGLWFAAKDPLIQVLSHNLPEHATVLVKGSRFMKMEEVVEALTDKEVV